Proteins from a genomic interval of Cervus elaphus chromosome 13, mCerEla1.1, whole genome shotgun sequence:
- the LINGO1 gene encoding leucine-rich repeat and immunoglobulin-like domain-containing nogo receptor-interacting protein 1 isoform X2: MLAGGARSMPSPLLACWQPILLLVLGSVLSGSATGCPPRCECSAQDRAVLCHRKRFVAVPEGIPTETRLLDLGKNRIKTLNQDEFASFPHLEELELNENIVSAVEPGAFNNLFNLRTLGLRSNRLKLIPLGVFTGLSNLTKLDISENKIVILLDYMFQDLYNLKSLEVGDNDLVYISHRAFSGLNSLEQLTLEKCNLTSIPTEALSHLHGLIVLRLRHLNINAIRDYSFKRLYRLKVLEISHWPYLDTMTPNCLYGLNLTSLSITHCNLTAVPYLAVRHLVYLRFLNLSYNPISTIEGSMLHELLRLQEIQLVGGQLAVVEPYAFRGLNYLRVLNVSGNQLTTLEESAFHSVGNLETLILDSNPLACDCRLLWVFRRRWRLNFNRQQPTCATPEFVQGKEFKDFPDVLLPNYFTCRRARIRDRKAQQVFVDEGHTVQFVCRADGDPPPAILWLSPRKHLVSAKSNGRLTVFPDGTLEVRYAQVQDNGTYLCIAANAGGNDSMPAHLHVRSYSPDWPHQPNKTFAFISNQPGEGEANSTRATVPFPFDIKTLIIATTMGFISFLGVVLFCLVLLFLWSRGKGNTKHNIEIEYVPRKSDAGISSADAPRKFNMKMI, encoded by the coding sequence ATGCTGGCGGGGGGCGCGAGGAGCATGCCCAGCCCCCTCCTGGCCTGCTGGCAGCCCATCCTCCTGCTGGTGCTGGGCTCGGTGCTGTCAGGCTCGGCCACGGGCTGCCCACCCCGCTGCGAGTGCTCCGCACAGGACCGCGCGGTGCTCTGCCACCGGAAGCGCTTCGTGGCGGTGCCAGAAGGCATCCCCACCGAGACCCGCCTGCTGGACCTGGGCAAGAACCGCATCAAAACGCTCAACCAGGACGAGTTTGCCAGCTTCCCTCACCTGGAGGAGCTGGAGCTCAACGAGAACATCGTGAGCGCCGTGGAGCCCGGCGCCTTCAACAACCTCTTCAACCTCCGGACGCTGGGGCTTCGCAGCAACCGCCTGAAGCTCATCCCCCTGGGCGTCTTCACCGGCCTCAGTAACCTGACCAAGCTGGACATCAGCGAGAACAAGATCGTCATCCTCCTGGACTACATGTTCCAGGACCTGTACAACCTCAAGTCGCTGGAGGTCGGCGACAACGACCTCGTCTACATCTCCCACCGAGCCTTCAGCGGCCTCAATAGCCTGGAGCAGCTGACGCTGGAGAAATGCAATCTGACCTCCATCCCCACCGAGGCGCTGTCCCACCTGCACGGTCTCATCGTCCTGCGGCTGCGGCACCTCAACATCAATGCCATCCGGGACTATTCCTTCAAGAGGCTGTACCGGCTCAAGGTCTTGGAGATCTCGCACTGGCCCTACCTGGACACCATGACCCCCAACTGCCTCTACGGCCTCAACCTgacgtccctgtccatcacacacTGCAACCTGACCGCTGTGCCCTACCTGGCCGTGCGCCACCTGGTCTATCTCCGCTTCCTCAACCTCTCCTACAACCCCATCAGCACCATCGAGGGCTCCATGTTGCATGAGCTGCTCAGGCTGCAGGAGATCCAGCTGGTGGGCGGGCAGCTGGCCGTGGTGGAGCCCTACGCCTTCCGCGGCCTCAACTACCTGCGCGTGCTCAATGTCTCCGGCAACCAGCTGACCACGCTGGAGGAATCGGCCTTCCACTCGGTGGGCAACCTGGAGACCCTCATCCTGGACTCTAACCCGCTGGCCTGTGACTGCCGGCTCCTGTGGGTGTTCCGGCGCCGCTGGCGGCTCAACTTCAACCGGCAGCAGCCCACGTGTGCCACGCCCGAGTTCGTCCAGGGCAAGGAGTTCAAGGACTTCCCCGACGTGCTCCTGCCCAATTACTTCACCTGCCGCCGCGCCCGCATCCGGGACCGCAAGGCCCAGCAGGTGTTCGTGGACGAGGGCCACACGGTGCAGTTCGTGTGCCGGGCGGATGGCGACCCGCCGCCCGCCATCCTCTGGCTCTCGCCCCGCAAGCACCTGGTCTCGGCCAAGAGCAACGGGCGACTCACGGTCTTCCCTGACGGCACGCTGGAGGTGCGCTACGCCCAGGTACAGGACAACGGCACGTACCTGTGCATCGCGGCCAACGCGGGCGGCAACGACTCCATGCCTGCCCACCTGCATGTGCGCAGCTACTCGCCGGATTGGCCCCATCAGCCCAACAAGACCTTCGCCTTCATCTCCAACCAGCCGGGCGAGGGAGAGGCCAACAGCACCCGCGCCACCGTGCCTTTCCCCTTCGACATCAAGACCCTCATCATTGCCACCACCATGGGCTTCATCTCTTTCCTGGGCGTCGTCCTCTTCTGTCTGGTGCTGCTGTTTCTCTGGAGCCGGGGCAAGGGCAACACGAAGCACAACATCGAAATTGAGTACGTGCCCCGCAAGTCGGACGCAGGCATCAGCTCCGCTGACGCGCCTCGCAAGTTCAACATGAAGATGATATGA
- the LINGO1 gene encoding leucine-rich repeat and immunoglobulin-like domain-containing nogo receptor-interacting protein 1 isoform X1 yields the protein MQVSERMLAGGARSMPSPLLACWQPILLLVLGSVLSGSATGCPPRCECSAQDRAVLCHRKRFVAVPEGIPTETRLLDLGKNRIKTLNQDEFASFPHLEELELNENIVSAVEPGAFNNLFNLRTLGLRSNRLKLIPLGVFTGLSNLTKLDISENKIVILLDYMFQDLYNLKSLEVGDNDLVYISHRAFSGLNSLEQLTLEKCNLTSIPTEALSHLHGLIVLRLRHLNINAIRDYSFKRLYRLKVLEISHWPYLDTMTPNCLYGLNLTSLSITHCNLTAVPYLAVRHLVYLRFLNLSYNPISTIEGSMLHELLRLQEIQLVGGQLAVVEPYAFRGLNYLRVLNVSGNQLTTLEESAFHSVGNLETLILDSNPLACDCRLLWVFRRRWRLNFNRQQPTCATPEFVQGKEFKDFPDVLLPNYFTCRRARIRDRKAQQVFVDEGHTVQFVCRADGDPPPAILWLSPRKHLVSAKSNGRLTVFPDGTLEVRYAQVQDNGTYLCIAANAGGNDSMPAHLHVRSYSPDWPHQPNKTFAFISNQPGEGEANSTRATVPFPFDIKTLIIATTMGFISFLGVVLFCLVLLFLWSRGKGNTKHNIEIEYVPRKSDAGISSADAPRKFNMKMI from the coding sequence GTGAGCGAGAGGATGCTGGCGGGGGGCGCGAGGAGCATGCCCAGCCCCCTCCTGGCCTGCTGGCAGCCCATCCTCCTGCTGGTGCTGGGCTCGGTGCTGTCAGGCTCGGCCACGGGCTGCCCACCCCGCTGCGAGTGCTCCGCACAGGACCGCGCGGTGCTCTGCCACCGGAAGCGCTTCGTGGCGGTGCCAGAAGGCATCCCCACCGAGACCCGCCTGCTGGACCTGGGCAAGAACCGCATCAAAACGCTCAACCAGGACGAGTTTGCCAGCTTCCCTCACCTGGAGGAGCTGGAGCTCAACGAGAACATCGTGAGCGCCGTGGAGCCCGGCGCCTTCAACAACCTCTTCAACCTCCGGACGCTGGGGCTTCGCAGCAACCGCCTGAAGCTCATCCCCCTGGGCGTCTTCACCGGCCTCAGTAACCTGACCAAGCTGGACATCAGCGAGAACAAGATCGTCATCCTCCTGGACTACATGTTCCAGGACCTGTACAACCTCAAGTCGCTGGAGGTCGGCGACAACGACCTCGTCTACATCTCCCACCGAGCCTTCAGCGGCCTCAATAGCCTGGAGCAGCTGACGCTGGAGAAATGCAATCTGACCTCCATCCCCACCGAGGCGCTGTCCCACCTGCACGGTCTCATCGTCCTGCGGCTGCGGCACCTCAACATCAATGCCATCCGGGACTATTCCTTCAAGAGGCTGTACCGGCTCAAGGTCTTGGAGATCTCGCACTGGCCCTACCTGGACACCATGACCCCCAACTGCCTCTACGGCCTCAACCTgacgtccctgtccatcacacacTGCAACCTGACCGCTGTGCCCTACCTGGCCGTGCGCCACCTGGTCTATCTCCGCTTCCTCAACCTCTCCTACAACCCCATCAGCACCATCGAGGGCTCCATGTTGCATGAGCTGCTCAGGCTGCAGGAGATCCAGCTGGTGGGCGGGCAGCTGGCCGTGGTGGAGCCCTACGCCTTCCGCGGCCTCAACTACCTGCGCGTGCTCAATGTCTCCGGCAACCAGCTGACCACGCTGGAGGAATCGGCCTTCCACTCGGTGGGCAACCTGGAGACCCTCATCCTGGACTCTAACCCGCTGGCCTGTGACTGCCGGCTCCTGTGGGTGTTCCGGCGCCGCTGGCGGCTCAACTTCAACCGGCAGCAGCCCACGTGTGCCACGCCCGAGTTCGTCCAGGGCAAGGAGTTCAAGGACTTCCCCGACGTGCTCCTGCCCAATTACTTCACCTGCCGCCGCGCCCGCATCCGGGACCGCAAGGCCCAGCAGGTGTTCGTGGACGAGGGCCACACGGTGCAGTTCGTGTGCCGGGCGGATGGCGACCCGCCGCCCGCCATCCTCTGGCTCTCGCCCCGCAAGCACCTGGTCTCGGCCAAGAGCAACGGGCGACTCACGGTCTTCCCTGACGGCACGCTGGAGGTGCGCTACGCCCAGGTACAGGACAACGGCACGTACCTGTGCATCGCGGCCAACGCGGGCGGCAACGACTCCATGCCTGCCCACCTGCATGTGCGCAGCTACTCGCCGGATTGGCCCCATCAGCCCAACAAGACCTTCGCCTTCATCTCCAACCAGCCGGGCGAGGGAGAGGCCAACAGCACCCGCGCCACCGTGCCTTTCCCCTTCGACATCAAGACCCTCATCATTGCCACCACCATGGGCTTCATCTCTTTCCTGGGCGTCGTCCTCTTCTGTCTGGTGCTGCTGTTTCTCTGGAGCCGGGGCAAGGGCAACACGAAGCACAACATCGAAATTGAGTACGTGCCCCGCAAGTCGGACGCAGGCATCAGCTCCGCTGACGCGCCTCGCAAGTTCAACATGAAGATGATATGA